One genomic window of Cricetulus griseus strain 17A/GY chromosome 3, alternate assembly CriGri-PICRH-1.0, whole genome shotgun sequence includes the following:
- the Gan gene encoding gigaxonin isoform X3 produces MAEGNAVSDPQHAARLLRALSSFREEARFCDAHLVLDGEEIPVQKNILAAASPYIRTKLNYNPPKDDGSTYKIELEGISVMVMREILDYIFSGQIRLNEDTIQDVVQAADLLLLTDLKTLCCEFLEGCIAAENCIGIRDFALHYCLHHVHYLATEYLETHFRDVSNTEEFLELSPQKLKEVISLEKLNVGNERYVFEAVIRWIAHDTEMRKVHMKDVMSALWVSGLDSSYLREQMLNEPLVREIVKECSNIPLSQPQQGEAMLASFKPRGYSECIVTIGGEERVSRKPTAAMRCMCPLYDPNRQLWIELAPLSMPRINHGVLSAEGFLFVLGGQDENKQTLSSGEKYDPDANTWTPLPPMNEARHNFGIVEIDGMLYILGGEDGDRELISMECYDIYSKTWTKQPDLTMVRKIGCYAAMKKKIYAMGGGSYGKLFESVECYDPRTQQWTAICPLKERRFGAVACGVAMELYVFGGVRSREDIQGSEMVTCKSEFYHDEFKRWIYLNDQNLCIPASSSFVYGAVPIGASIYVIGDLDTGTNYDYVREFKRSTGTWHHTKPLLPSDLRRTGCAALRIANCKLFRLQLQQGLFRIRVHSP; encoded by the exons gacAAAGTTAAACTATAATCCTCCAAAAGATGACGGATCCACTTATAAGATTGAACTTGAAGGGATATCGGTAATGGTTATGAGAGAGATCCTGGATTACATCTTCAGTGGGCAG ATCAGGCTAAATGAAGACACGATCCAAGATGTTGTACAGGCAGCCGACCTGCTGCTGCTGACGGACCTTAAAACCTTGTGCTGCGAGTTCCTGGAGGGCTGCATTGCTGCAGAGAACTGCATCGGCATCCGTGACTTTGCACTGCACTATTGCCTGCACCATGTGCATTACCTGGCCACCGAGTACCTGGAGACTCACTTCCGAGACGTCAGCAACACAGAGGAGTTCCTGGAGCTGAGTCCACAGAAGCTCAAAGAAGTGATCTCTCTTGAGAAACTGAATGTTGGCAATGAAAGATACGTGTTTGAGGCGGTGATTCGGTGGATAGCACATGACACAGAGATGAGAAAG gTCCACATGAAGGATGTCATGTCAGCACTCTGGGTTTCAGGGCTGGACTCCAGCTATCTGCGGGAGCAGATGCTGAATGAACCCTTGGTACGAGAAATCGTCAAAGAGTGCAGCAACATCCCGCTCAGCCAGCCGCAGCAGGGGGAAGCCATGCTGGCCAGCTTCAAGCCAAGGGGCTACTCAGAGTGCATAGTGACCattggaggagaagaaagagt TTCACGGAAACCCACGGCCGCCATGCGCTGTATGTGCCCTCTCTACGACCCTAACAGGCAGCTGTGGATCGAGCTGGCCCCTCTGAGCATGCCGAGAATTAACCATGGCGTTCTGTCAGCAG aaggatttttgtttgtgttggggGGCCAAGATGAAAATAAGCAGACACTGAGCTCGGGGGAGAAGTATGACCCAGACGCCAACACGTGGACTCCTCTTCCACCCATGAATGAG GCAAGACACAACTTCGGGATCGTGGAGATAGATGGGATGCTGTACATCCTCGGAGGGGAGGATGGTGACCGGGAATTGATTTCCATGGAGTGTTACGATATTTATTCAAAAACCTGGACGAAGCAACCTGACTTGACCATGGTTAGAAAG attGGCTGCTATGCagctatgaaaaagaaaatctatgccatGGGTGGAGGATCATATGGAAAACTGTTTGAGTCTGTGGAGTGTTACGATCCACGGACCCAACAGTGGACTGCCATATGTCCACTGAAAGAGAGGAG GTTTGGAGCAGTGGCCTGTGGTGTTGCCATGGAGCTGTATGTATTTGGAGGCGTCAGAAGTCGAGAGGACATCCAAGGCAGTGAGATGGTAACCTGCAAGTCTGAATTCTATCATGATGAGTTCAAGAG GTGGATCTATCTTAACGATCAGAACCTGTGCATCCCTGCCAGTTCATCCTTTGTGTATGGAGCTGTCCCCATAGGAGCCAGTATTTATGTTATCGGAGACCTGGACACAG GTACCAACTATGACTATGTGCGTGAGTTTAAGAGAAGCACGGGCACCTGGCACCACACGAAGCCACTCCTGCCGTCTGACCTTCGTCGCACAGGCTGCGCAGCTCTGCGCATAGCCAACTGCAAGCTCTTCCGCCTGCAGCTGCAGCAAGGCTTATTCCGCATCCGGGTCCATTCCCcttga